Proteins found in one Candidatus Syntrophosphaera sp. genomic segment:
- the gmk gene encoding guanylate kinase — translation MIAKNKNFLIILSAPSGGGKSTILNQVLKAAEDIDYSVSYTTRAPRGKEENGRHYHFVDEGEFLQRREAGDFLETAQVFGRWYGTSISFIQSRLEAGHHVIMDIDVQGAAQISATAIPYVKIFIIPPSMEVLRDRLVKRETDSAEEIQKRLTIARDELKYIPAYDYLVVNDGLATAVQDVLAIVRAEENRVSRYLEPVQGFLNQE, via the coding sequence GAGGAGGCAAGAGCACCATTCTCAACCAGGTCCTCAAGGCCGCGGAAGACATCGACTATTCGGTTTCCTACACCACCCGCGCGCCCCGGGGCAAGGAAGAGAACGGCAGGCACTACCATTTTGTGGATGAGGGCGAGTTTTTGCAGCGCCGCGAAGCCGGCGATTTTCTGGAAACCGCCCAGGTTTTCGGCCGCTGGTACGGAACCTCCATCAGCTTCATCCAGAGTCGCCTGGAGGCAGGCCACCACGTGATCATGGACATCGACGTCCAGGGCGCGGCCCAGATCAGCGCCACAGCCATACCCTATGTGAAGATATTCATCATTCCGCCCTCCATGGAGGTTCTGCGCGACCGTCTGGTCAAGCGCGAGACCGATTCCGCGGAGGAGATCCAAAAGCGGCTGACCATCGCCCGTGACGAGCTGAAATACATCCCTGCCTACGATTACCTGGTTGTCAATGACGGCCTGGCCACCGCCGTGCAGGATGTGCTGGCCATCGTGAGAGCGGAGGAAAACCGCGTCAGCCGTTATCTGGAGCCCGTCCAGGGCTTCCTGAACCAGGAGTAG
- a CDS encoding metallophosphoesterase, whose protein sequence is MKIFLIKPSIRDARRKLLLLLALFFFSWLCPSLSADIAVYGDTQTNAKVHARIVSSVLGHEPEVVFHLGDLTSRGSQQRHYDAFFAIEDPLVHICPLWPARGNHDRSRDLFLDNFPALDGKTWYTVEHDSLLFIILDSNLDLKPRSDQYNWLRQTLEAGPPLPRIVLLHYPVFSSGYKPGEAELDLFLPALFESYGVVAVFSGHHHNYERLEHAGITYVISGGAGGNLLTKHKLIQQSRMLRVDHHYMILSRDGSSLNCAAYGLDGQVFETFAIPLP, encoded by the coding sequence ATGAAGATTTTCCTCATAAAACCCTCAATCCGCGACGCTCGCCGGAAGCTCCTCCTGCTCCTGGCGCTGTTCTTCTTTTCCTGGCTGTGTCCCAGTCTCAGCGCCGACATCGCCGTTTACGGAGACACCCAGACCAACGCCAAAGTCCATGCCCGGATCGTCAGCTCCGTCCTGGGGCACGAACCCGAGGTCGTTTTCCATCTGGGCGATCTGACCTCCCGGGGCTCCCAACAGAGGCACTACGACGCTTTCTTCGCCATCGAGGATCCTCTGGTCCATATTTGCCCGCTGTGGCCGGCCCGGGGCAACCACGACCGCTCCCGGGACCTTTTCCTGGACAATTTTCCCGCCCTGGACGGCAAAACCTGGTACACGGTCGAACACGACAGCCTGCTGTTCATCATCCTGGACAGCAACTTGGACCTCAAACCCCGCTCAGATCAGTACAACTGGCTGCGCCAGACCCTTGAAGCCGGACCCCCGCTGCCCCGCATCGTGCTGCTCCATTATCCTGTCTTCAGCAGCGGATACAAACCCGGCGAAGCTGAACTGGACCTCTTCCTGCCGGCCCTGTTCGAGTCTTACGGCGTGGTGGCTGTCTTTTCCGGACACCACCACAACTACGAGCGCCTGGAGCATGCCGGGATCACCTATGTCATTTCCGGCGGTGCGGGCGGCAATTTGCTCACCAAGCATAAACTAATTCAACAGAGCAGGATGCTTCGTGTCGATCACCACTATATGATCCTTTCCAGAGACGGAAGCTCCCTCAACTGCGCGGCCTACGGCCTGGATGGCCAGGTCTTCGAAACTTTCGCCATCCCTCTACCCTAA
- a CDS encoding uracil-DNA glycosylase: MTRRALQQHLELLQNFGIREIFKSQSPKAGILDQLSAQYAGCQKCGLHEGRIKLVYGDGNPEAIAMLIGEGPGEQENLTGRPFVGPAGKLLTDMLKAINLTREDVYICNIVKCRPPNNRNPESSEREACLPYLLEQIQIIQPRLILMLGLVAAQTLLQSNLSMQRLRETTHLFQGIKTYVSYHPAALLRNPHWKRPAWEDLKLFSADYQSLTQ; the protein is encoded by the coding sequence ATGACCCGCCGCGCGCTGCAGCAGCATCTGGAGCTGCTTCAAAACTTTGGCATCCGGGAGATCTTCAAAAGCCAAAGCCCCAAAGCCGGGATCCTCGATCAGCTCAGCGCCCAATACGCGGGCTGCCAAAAGTGCGGCCTGCATGAAGGGCGGATCAAGCTGGTCTACGGAGATGGCAATCCGGAAGCCATCGCCATGCTCATCGGCGAAGGGCCGGGAGAGCAGGAAAACCTCACTGGCAGGCCATTTGTGGGGCCAGCCGGTAAACTGCTCACCGATATGCTCAAGGCCATCAACCTCACCCGCGAAGACGTCTATATCTGCAACATCGTCAAATGCCGCCCTCCCAACAACCGCAATCCGGAAAGCTCAGAACGCGAGGCCTGCCTGCCCTATCTGCTGGAACAGATCCAGATCATCCAGCCCCGGCTCATCCTCATGCTGGGCCTCGTGGCCGCCCAAACCCTCCTGCAAAGCAACCTGAGCATGCAGAGGCTGCGCGAGACAACCCATCTTTTCCAGGGCATCAAGACCTACGTTTCCTACCACCCCGCCGCCCTGCTCAGAAACCCCCACTGGAAACGCCCCGCCTGGGAGGACCTCAAGCTCTTCAGCGCGGATTACCAAAGCCTCACGCAATGA